The Roseococcus microcysteis genome contains a region encoding:
- the infC gene encoding translation initiation factor IF-3 encodes MPPSPPSREGPRVNEEIRVPQVRLIDENGEMLGVLSIRDALYRAYQSGLDLLEISPNAVPPVCKITDYGKFKYEQQKKANEARKKQKVVEIKEIKVRPNIDDHDYEVKMKQAKNFIGEGDKVKVTLRFRGREMAHQELGVKLLERIRTELAEIVKVESMPRLENRQMIMVLAPK; translated from the coding sequence ATGCCGCCCTCGCCGCCCTCGCGCGAAGGCCCCCGCGTCAATGAAGAAATCCGCGTCCCGCAGGTCCGCCTGATCGACGAGAATGGCGAAATGCTCGGTGTGCTGAGCATCCGCGATGCGCTGTATCGCGCCTACCAGTCGGGCCTGGACCTGCTGGAGATCAGCCCCAACGCGGTTCCGCCCGTCTGCAAGATCACCGACTACGGCAAGTTCAAGTACGAACAGCAGAAGAAGGCCAACGAGGCCCGCAAGAAGCAGAAGGTCGTCGAGATCAAGGAAATCAAGGTTCGCCCGAACATTGATGACCATGACTACGAAGTGAAGATGAAGCAGGCGAAGAACTTCATCGGCGAGGGCGACAAGGTGAAGGTCACGCTGCGGTTCCGCGGGCGCGAGATGGCGCACCAGGAGCTGGGTGTGAAGCTGCTGGAGCGGATTCGGACCGAGCTGGCCGAGATCGTGAAGGTGGAATCCATGCCCCGCCTGGAAAACCGCCAGATGATCATGGTGCTGGCGCCCAAATAA
- a CDS encoding tetratricopeptide repeat protein, producing MNRRLPLLLSLAALLVLLALGALWWREPPPVVNVAAPPPPATPSPSPAQELPLPLPPELPRLSDGPDYDNCLALLRDDPEEAMRFAQAWDATGGGDGALHCAALAMIGLGQPDTAAERLERLGAGSRAGGLARAAVYGQASQAWMMAGDANRAFGAATMALTLAPNDPDLLVDRAVIQAALARYGDALDDLDRALALEPDRVEALVFRAAALRHLDRATEAVNMIQRALNLAPDNAEALLERGILRQLRGDAAGARQDWERVITVAPESMAANLAAQNIALSEVGPASR from the coding sequence GTGAATCGCCGCCTCCCCCTGCTGCTCAGCCTCGCCGCGCTGCTCGTGCTCCTGGCACTCGGCGCGCTGTGGTGGCGCGAACCGCCGCCGGTGGTGAACGTCGCCGCCCCGCCGCCGCCCGCAACCCCCAGCCCCAGCCCCGCCCAGGAGCTTCCCCTGCCCCTGCCGCCCGAATTGCCACGGCTGAGCGACGGGCCGGATTACGACAACTGCCTCGCCCTGCTGCGCGACGACCCGGAGGAGGCGATGCGCTTCGCCCAGGCCTGGGACGCGACCGGCGGTGGCGATGGCGCGTTGCATTGCGCCGCTCTCGCCATGATCGGCCTGGGCCAGCCCGACACCGCGGCCGAGCGGCTGGAACGGCTGGGCGCCGGCAGCCGCGCGGGCGGGCTCGCGCGCGCCGCGGTCTATGGCCAGGCCTCCCAGGCCTGGATGATGGCGGGTGACGCCAACCGCGCCTTCGGCGCCGCCACCATGGCGCTGACCCTGGCCCCCAACGACCCCGACCTGCTGGTGGACCGTGCCGTGATCCAGGCGGCCCTGGCCCGCTACGGCGATGCGCTGGACGACCTGGACCGCGCCCTGGCGCTGGAGCCCGACCGGGTGGAGGCCCTGGTCTTCCGCGCCGCCGCCCTGCGCCACCTCGACCGCGCGACCGAGGCGGTGAACATGATCCAGCGCGCGCTGAACCTCGCCCCCGACAATGCCGAGGCCCTGCTGGAACGCGGCATCCTGCGGCAGCTGCGCGGCGACGCCGCCGGGGCCCGGCAGGATTGGGAGCGCGTGATCACCGTGGCGCCGGAGAGCATGGCGGCGAACCTCGCCGCGCAGAACATCGCCCTCAGCGAGGTGGGACCGGCGTCGCGCTAG
- the ffh gene encoding signal recognition particle protein — protein MFEALGSKLQGVFDRLRGRGALSEADVNDALREVRVALLEADVALPVVKDITAKVRERAVGQEVIRSIQPGQMVVKIVHDALVDALGGKDGAKGIDLAAAAPVPILMVGLQGSGKTTTSGKIALRLRGRERKKVLLASLDVHRPAAQLQLETLARQAEVTSLPIIAGQTPLQIAQRAMETARGELYDVVILDTAGRLAIDEALMEEVAAVKAAVKPHETLLVVDAMTGQDAVNTARAFNEKVGVTGIVMTRVDGDARGGAALSMRAVTGAPIKLLGAGEKLDALEDFHPDRIAGRILGMGDIVSLVERAAETIDQAEAEKLAARMQKGQFTLEDYASQLKQINKMGSLSGMLGMLPGVGKLKAQLEGANLDQTILKKQAAIISSMTVKERRAPDLIKASRKRRIAAGSGSSVQEVNRLLKQFEDMRDMMKRMNKMGQKGLMRGGLSALLPQGKRPF, from the coding sequence GTGTTCGAGGCGTTGGGTTCCAAGCTGCAGGGTGTGTTCGACCGCCTGCGCGGCCGTGGCGCCCTGTCCGAAGCCGATGTGAACGACGCCCTGCGCGAGGTGCGCGTGGCCCTGCTGGAGGCCGATGTCGCGCTTCCGGTCGTGAAGGACATCACCGCCAAGGTGCGGGAGCGCGCGGTGGGGCAGGAGGTGATCCGCTCCATCCAGCCCGGCCAGATGGTGGTGAAGATCGTCCATGACGCGCTGGTGGACGCGCTGGGCGGCAAGGATGGCGCCAAGGGCATTGACCTCGCGGCGGCCGCCCCGGTGCCCATCCTGATGGTGGGGCTCCAGGGCTCGGGCAAGACGACCACCTCCGGCAAGATCGCGCTGCGCCTGCGCGGGCGTGAGCGCAAGAAGGTGCTCCTGGCGAGCCTGGACGTGCACCGCCCGGCCGCGCAGCTCCAGCTGGAGACGCTGGCGCGTCAGGCCGAGGTCACCTCGCTGCCCATCATCGCCGGCCAGACACCCTTGCAGATCGCGCAGCGGGCCATGGAGACGGCGCGCGGCGAACTCTATGACGTGGTCATCCTCGACACCGCCGGCCGCCTCGCCATTGACGAGGCGCTGATGGAGGAGGTGGCGGCCGTGAAGGCCGCCGTGAAGCCGCACGAGACGCTGCTGGTCGTGGACGCCATGACCGGCCAGGACGCGGTGAACACCGCCCGCGCCTTCAACGAGAAGGTCGGCGTCACCGGCATCGTCATGACCCGCGTGGATGGCGATGCGCGGGGCGGTGCGGCGCTGTCCATGCGCGCCGTCACCGGCGCCCCCATCAAGCTGCTGGGCGCGGGCGAGAAGCTCGACGCCCTTGAGGATTTTCACCCCGACCGCATCGCCGGCCGCATCCTGGGCATGGGCGACATCGTCTCCCTCGTGGAGCGCGCGGCCGAGACCATTGACCAGGCGGAGGCCGAGAAGCTGGCCGCCCGGATGCAGAAGGGGCAGTTCACGCTGGAGGACTATGCCTCCCAGCTCAAGCAGATCAACAAGATGGGCAGCCTGTCCGGAATGCTCGGCATGCTGCCGGGCGTGGGCAAGCTGAAGGCGCAGCTCGAGGGCGCCAACCTCGACCAGACGATTTTGAAGAAGCAGGCGGCCATCATCTCGTCCATGACGGTGAAGGAACGCCGCGCCCCGGACCTCATCAAGGCGTCGCGCAAGCGGCGCATCGCGGCCGGTTCAGGGTCCTCCGTGCAGGAGGTGAACCGGCTGCTCAAGCAATTCGAGGACATGCGCGACATGATGAAGCGCATGAACAAGATGGGCCAGAAAGGGCTGATGCGCGGCGGTCTGTCCGCGCTCCTCCCCCAAGGCAAGCGTCCATTCTAG
- the rimM gene encoding ribosome maturation factor RimM (Essential for efficient processing of 16S rRNA), with product MGAGMILLGEIGRPHGVRGLVRVRSFAAAPEGLTAYGPLVDEAGRKLVLTLVAADLARVEGITDRDAAARLTGTKLYVPREALPPPEEEEFYLADLQGMAAFTEAGESLGEVRAVEDHGGGAFLVLSGPPERLIPFTRAAVPVVDVAARRLVIVPPTESVAGGAEDAA from the coding sequence ATGGGCGCGGGAATGATCCTGCTGGGCGAGATCGGGCGGCCGCACGGCGTGCGGGGCCTGGTGCGCGTCCGCAGCTTCGCCGCGGCGCCCGAGGGCCTGACCGCCTATGGGCCGCTGGTGGATGAGGCCGGCCGCAAGCTCGTGCTGACCCTGGTCGCCGCCGACCTGGCCCGCGTGGAAGGCATCACCGACCGCGACGCCGCCGCGCGCCTCACCGGCACCAAGCTCTACGTCCCCCGCGAGGCCCTGCCGCCGCCGGAGGAGGAGGAGTTCTACCTCGCCGACCTCCAGGGCATGGCCGCCTTCACCGAGGCGGGCGAAAGCCTGGGCGAGGTGCGCGCGGTCGAGGATCATGGCGGCGGCGCCTTCCTGGTGCTCTCCGGCCCGCCCGAGCGCCTCATCCCCTTCACCCGCGCCGCGGTGCCAGTGGTGGATGTGGCGGCGCGGCGCCTCGTCATCGTCCCGCCCACCGAAAGCGTGGCGGGCGGTGCGGAGGACGCGGCATGA
- a CDS encoding SDR family oxidoreductase: MTQTLTLIGLGYSGRALAERAMRGGWRVLATARDPARVAAPRGVEVVPFADGAALRAATHLVATAPPGPEGDPVWAAHREALRAAPLRWVGYISTTGVYGDRGGAWVDETTPPAPTQDRSRRRVAAEGQWAELAGRAAVDLFRTGGIYGPGRSPLDEMRAGTARRVVRPGHRFSRIHRDDIARALFAAASRPPAPGVRVLHLVDDEPCTGAEVVEEAARLLGMTPPPEIPYAEAAPRMSEMGRSFWAESRLVSSARTKAALGIEWAYPSFREGLRGILAEERRQGAAQQ; the protein is encoded by the coding sequence ATGACACAGACCCTGACCCTGATCGGCCTTGGCTATTCCGGGCGTGCCCTGGCAGAACGCGCCATGCGCGGCGGCTGGCGCGTGCTGGCCACGGCGCGCGACCCCGCCCGCGTGGCCGCCCCGCGGGGCGTGGAGGTGGTGCCCTTCGCCGACGGCGCGGCGCTGCGGGCGGCCACGCACCTCGTCGCCACCGCCCCGCCCGGGCCGGAGGGCGACCCCGTCTGGGCCGCGCATCGGGAGGCGTTGCGGGCCGCGCCCCTGCGCTGGGTGGGCTACATTTCGACCACCGGCGTCTATGGCGACCGCGGCGGCGCCTGGGTGGACGAGACGACGCCCCCAGCGCCTACCCAGGACCGCAGCCGGCGCCGCGTGGCGGCGGAGGGGCAATGGGCCGAGCTGGCCGGGCGCGCGGCAGTGGACCTGTTCCGCACCGGCGGCATCTACGGCCCCGGCCGCAGCCCGCTGGACGAGATGCGGGCCGGCACGGCGCGGCGGGTGGTGCGGCCCGGCCACCGCTTCAGCCGCATCCACCGGGATGACATCGCCCGCGCCCTCTTCGCGGCCGCCAGCCGCCCGCCCGCGCCCGGGGTGCGGGTGCTGCACCTGGTGGATGACGAACCCTGCACCGGCGCCGAGGTGGTGGAGGAAGCCGCGCGCCTCCTGGGCATGACCCCGCCGCCCGAAATCCCCTATGCCGAGGCCGCGCCGCGCATGAGCGAGATGGGCCGCAGCTTCTGGGCCGAGAGCCGCCTGGTTTCCAGCGCCCGCACGAAGGCGGCGCTGGGCATCGAATGGGCCTATCCGAGCTTCCGCGAGGGGCTACGCGGGATTCTCGCCGAGGAGAGACGCCAGGGTGCGGCCCAGCAGTGA
- a CDS encoding alpha/beta hydrolase, with amino-acid sequence MVRGAGQAYLRLDYSGHGASGGRFEEGTIGRWASDAEAALLALTQGPQILVGSSMGGWIALLLALRHPGRVRALVGIAPAPDFTEDLMWAEMPEPVRQAILTEGQWLRPSAYGDAYPITRALIEEGRNHLLLRTPIVLDMPIRLLHGQADADVPWQHSLRIAEQVTGQDVQVTLVKGGDHRLSGPAELSLLGRTLASLLGENPA; translated from the coding sequence ATGGTGCGCGGCGCGGGGCAGGCCTATCTGCGCCTGGACTACAGCGGGCACGGCGCCTCGGGCGGGCGTTTCGAGGAGGGCACCATCGGCCGCTGGGCCAGCGATGCCGAGGCAGCGTTGCTGGCGCTGACCCAGGGGCCGCAAATCCTGGTGGGCTCCTCCATGGGCGGCTGGATCGCGCTGCTGCTGGCCCTGCGCCACCCTGGGCGGGTGCGGGCGCTGGTCGGCATCGCCCCCGCGCCGGACTTCACCGAGGACCTCATGTGGGCCGAGATGCCCGAGCCGGTGCGCCAGGCCATCCTGACGGAAGGCCAATGGCTGCGCCCCAGCGCCTATGGCGATGCCTACCCCATCACCCGCGCGCTGATCGAGGAGGGGCGGAACCACCTGTTGCTCCGCACCCCCATCGTCCTCGACATGCCCATCCGGCTGCTGCACGGCCAGGCGGATGCGGACGTGCCCTGGCAGCACTCCCTTCGCATCGCCGAGCAGGTGACGGGGCAGGATGTGCAGGTCACGCTGGTCAAGGGCGGCGACCACCGCCTCTCCGGCCCGGCCGAGCTGTCACTGCTGGGCCGCACCCTGGCGTCTCTCCTCGGCGAGAATCCCGCGTAG
- a CDS encoding DUF1289 domain-containing protein, with protein MQAMDRGARAGHMQRPMATPSPCTGECRVGAQGVCRGCGRTLDEIAAWSTATEAQRAAIVKAAMARRPIEGGARPSATPVPPR; from the coding sequence ATGCAAGCCATGGACAGGGGGGCGAGGGCAGGGCACATGCAGCGCCCCATGGCCACGCCCTCGCCCTGCACCGGAGAATGCCGCGTCGGCGCACAGGGCGTCTGCCGTGGCTGCGGGCGGACGCTGGACGAGATCGCCGCCTGGTCCACCGCCACCGAGGCGCAGCGCGCGGCGATCGTGAAGGCCGCGATGGCGCGGCGGCCTATCGAAGGTGGAGCCCGCCCTAGCGCGACGCCGGTCCCACCTCGCTGA
- the thrS gene encoding threonine--tRNA ligase gives MPVITLPDGSTRPFDGAVTGTTVAASIGPGLAKAALAMEVDGRLMDLSAEIVADAKLRFITRRDPEALDLIRHDCAHVLAEAVQELFPGTQVTIGPSIENGFYYDFHRNEPFTPEDFPAIEAKMREIIARGAAFQRRVVSRAEAVDVFVKKGERFKVELIRDLPADQVITLYSQGEWTDLCRGPHMRTTADIGPAFKLQKVAGAYWRGKPENPVLSRIYGTAWRDQKELDAYLTMLEEAEKRDHRKIGREMHLFHLQEEATGSVFWHPKGWKLYRTVEDYMRRRLDAADYEEVKTPQLVDRRLWEASGHWEKFRHAMFLAKVEDKDEADRTYALKPMNCPCHVQIFNQGIRSYRDLPMRMAEFGACHRFEPSGALHGIMRVRAFTQDDAHIFCEEHQIAAETVRFVDLLSGIYRDLGFTDFRVKFSDRPEVRAGEDAVWDRAEGALKEACVTAGVEYELNPGEGAFYGPKLEFVLRDAIGRDWQCGTLQVDFVLPERLDATYVAEDGTRKRPVMLHRAILGSFERFLGILIEQHAGRFPLWLAPVQVVVATIVDDATPFAQQAAAALRAAGLRVETDLRNEKINRKVVDHIEQRVPVLAVVGRREAEEGKLVLRRLPGREQEVLPLAEAVALLRREGMAPDLSSTPVAAE, from the coding sequence ATGCCCGTGATCACCCTGCCCGACGGTTCCACCCGCCCCTTCGACGGCGCGGTGACGGGCACGACGGTGGCCGCCAGCATCGGGCCGGGCCTGGCCAAGGCGGCCTTGGCCATGGAGGTGGATGGCCGGCTGATGGACCTCTCGGCCGAGATCGTCGCCGACGCGAAGCTGCGCTTCATCACCCGCCGCGACCCCGAGGCGCTGGACCTCATCCGCCATGACTGCGCCCATGTGCTGGCGGAAGCCGTGCAGGAGCTGTTTCCCGGCACCCAGGTGACCATCGGCCCCTCGATCGAGAACGGCTTCTACTACGACTTCCACCGCAATGAGCCCTTCACCCCCGAGGACTTCCCGGCCATCGAGGCCAAGATGCGCGAGATCATCGCGCGCGGGGCCGCCTTCCAGCGCCGGGTGGTGAGCCGCGCCGAGGCCGTGGACGTGTTCGTCAAGAAGGGCGAGCGCTTCAAGGTGGAGCTGATCCGCGACCTGCCGGCCGACCAGGTGATCACCCTCTACAGCCAGGGCGAATGGACGGATCTCTGCCGCGGCCCGCACATGCGGACCACCGCCGACATCGGTCCGGCCTTCAAGCTGCAGAAGGTGGCCGGCGCCTATTGGCGCGGCAAGCCCGAAAACCCGGTGCTGAGCCGCATCTACGGCACCGCCTGGCGCGACCAGAAGGAACTCGACGCCTACCTCACCATGCTGGAGGAGGCCGAGAAGCGGGACCACCGCAAGATCGGCCGCGAGATGCACCTCTTCCACCTCCAGGAGGAGGCGACGGGCAGCGTCTTCTGGCACCCCAAGGGTTGGAAGCTGTATCGCACCGTCGAGGACTACATGCGCCGCCGCCTGGACGCGGCCGACTATGAGGAGGTGAAGACCCCGCAGCTGGTGGACAGGCGCCTCTGGGAAGCCTCCGGCCACTGGGAAAAATTCCGCCACGCCATGTTCCTCGCCAAGGTCGAGGACAAGGACGAGGCGGACCGCACCTATGCGCTGAAGCCCATGAACTGCCCCTGCCATGTGCAGATCTTCAACCAGGGCATCCGCTCCTACCGCGACCTGCCGATGCGGATGGCGGAATTCGGCGCCTGCCATCGCTTCGAGCCCTCGGGCGCGCTGCACGGGATCATGCGCGTGCGTGCCTTCACCCAGGATGACGCGCACATCTTCTGCGAGGAGCACCAGATCGCGGCCGAGACGGTGCGCTTCGTGGACCTGCTTTCGGGCATCTACCGTGACCTGGGCTTCACGGATTTCCGCGTGAAGTTCAGCGATAGGCCCGAGGTGCGCGCCGGCGAGGACGCGGTCTGGGACCGTGCCGAGGGCGCGCTGAAGGAAGCCTGCGTCACCGCCGGCGTGGAATATGAGCTGAACCCGGGCGAAGGCGCCTTCTACGGCCCCAAGCTGGAATTCGTGCTGCGGGATGCCATCGGCCGCGACTGGCAATGCGGCACGTTGCAGGTGGATTTCGTGCTGCCCGAACGTCTGGACGCCACCTATGTGGCCGAGGACGGCACCCGCAAGCGCCCCGTCATGTTGCACCGCGCCATCCTGGGCAGTTTCGAGCGCTTCCTGGGCATCCTGATCGAGCAGCACGCCGGCCGCTTCCCGCTCTGGCTGGCGCCGGTGCAGGTGGTGGTGGCGACCATCGTGGACGACGCCACCCCCTTCGCCCAGCAGGCCGCGGCCGCCCTGCGCGCCGCCGGGCTGCGCGTCGAGACCGACCTGCGGAACGAGAAGATCAACCGCAAGGTGGTGGACCATATCGAGCAGCGCGTGCCCGTGCTGGCCGTGGTCGGAAGGCGCGAGGCGGAGGAGGGCAAGCTGGTTCTCCGTCGCCTGCCGGGCCGCGAACAGGAGGTGCTGCCGCTCGCCGAGGCCGTGGCCTTGCTGCGCCGCGAGGGCATGGCGCCCGATTTGTCAAGCACCCCCGTTGCAGCGGAATGA
- the rpsP gene encoding 30S ribosomal protein S16, producing MGLKIRLARAGAKKRPYYHIVVADSRSPRDGRFIEKLGSYNPMLPAEHADRVRLQNEKIAEWVGKGALPTERVAKFLGKAGIIPMPVYKEQPIQSAPKKKAQERAAAAARG from the coding sequence ATGGGCCTGAAGATCCGCCTCGCCCGCGCCGGCGCCAAGAAGCGCCCCTACTACCACATCGTGGTGGCCGACAGCCGCAGCCCGCGCGACGGCCGCTTCATCGAGAAGCTGGGCAGCTACAACCCCATGCTGCCGGCCGAGCACGCCGACCGCGTGCGGCTGCAGAACGAGAAGATCGCCGAATGGGTGGGCAAGGGCGCCCTGCCGACCGAGCGCGTGGCGAAGTTCCTGGGCAAGGCCGGCATCATTCCCATGCCCGTCTACAAGGAGCAGCCCATCCAGTCCGCGCCGAAGAAGAAGGCGCAGGAACGCGCCGCCGCGGCCGCGCGCGGCTGA
- the rplS gene encoding 50S ribosomal protein L19, with amino-acid sequence MNLLQQFDAEQKAKLVAARPVPEFDAGDTVRVMVKVVEGERVRTQAYEGVVIARSNRGLHSNFTVRKLSYGEGVERVFPLHSPAIAEITVVRRGKVRRAKLYYLRGRTGKSARIAEKLGLRGTKDTPATPAAEG; translated from the coding sequence ATGAACCTGTTGCAGCAGTTCGACGCCGAGCAGAAGGCCAAGCTCGTCGCCGCCCGCCCCGTGCCGGAATTCGACGCCGGTGACACGGTGCGCGTGATGGTGAAGGTGGTGGAGGGCGAGCGCGTCCGCACCCAGGCCTATGAGGGCGTGGTGATCGCGCGCTCCAACCGCGGCCTGCACAGCAACTTCACCGTGCGCAAGCTCTCCTATGGCGAGGGTGTGGAGCGCGTCTTCCCGCTGCATTCGCCCGCCATCGCCGAGATCACGGTGGTGCGGCGCGGCAAGGTGCGGCGCGCGAAGCTCTATTACCTGCGCGGCCGCACGGGCAAGTCGGCCCGCATCGCCGAGAAGCTGGGGCTGCGCGGCACCAAGGACACGCCGGCCACGCCGGCCGCCGAGGGCTGA
- a CDS encoding NYN domain-containing protein: MSETNARRSAIYVDFDNVLSGLREGAGVEVARHFAEAPEEWLAWLSQGVPRRFLLRRCYMNPAGYLEEADGMRRYFSSFRYAFQAAGFEVVDCPRLTRMKNGADLRIALDVMDALASPLAHIDEFTLLSSDSDFVPLLLRLRAADRTTRLVAHPELGRVVRAAADEVLGLDALAEALGWQREANRDQLFGPDLNQAILGVIREAMEGAAEPLHLPDLGQIVRDRTGETLRGSDYAGFGSVDAMLEAAGGYVRQDGTGGGYVLRPEWLAAPEPAAEPASISE, encoded by the coding sequence ATGAGCGAAACCAATGCGCGGCGCAGCGCGATCTATGTCGATTTCGACAACGTCCTGTCAGGCCTTCGCGAGGGCGCGGGGGTCGAGGTGGCGCGCCACTTCGCGGAGGCGCCGGAGGAGTGGCTCGCCTGGCTCAGCCAGGGCGTGCCCCGTCGCTTCCTGCTGCGCCGCTGCTACATGAACCCGGCCGGCTACCTCGAGGAAGCCGACGGCATGCGCCGCTATTTCAGCTCCTTCCGCTATGCCTTCCAGGCGGCGGGCTTCGAGGTGGTGGACTGCCCGCGCCTGACCCGCATGAAGAATGGCGCGGATTTGCGGATCGCGCTGGACGTCATGGACGCGCTGGCCTCGCCGCTCGCCCATATCGACGAGTTCACCCTGCTCTCCTCCGACAGCGACTTCGTGCCCCTGCTGCTGCGGCTGCGCGCGGCGGACCGGACCACGCGGCTGGTCGCCCATCCGGAGCTGGGCCGGGTGGTGCGCGCTGCGGCCGATGAGGTGCTGGGCCTCGACGCCCTGGCCGAGGCGCTGGGCTGGCAGCGCGAGGCCAACCGGGACCAGCTCTTCGGCCCCGACCTGAACCAGGCCATTCTCGGCGTGATCCGTGAGGCCATGGAGGGCGCGGCGGAGCCCCTGCACCTGCCCGACCTCGGCCAGATCGTCCGCGACCGCACGGGCGAAACGCTGCGCGGCAGCGACTATGCCGGCTTCGGCTCGGTGGATGCGATGCTGGAGGCGGCGGGCGGCTATGTCCGCCAGGACGGCACGGGCGGCGGCTATGTGCTCCGCCCCGAATGGCTTGCGGCACCGGAGCCCGCCGCCGAGCCGGCCAGCATCTCCGAATAG
- a CDS encoding glycosyltransferase family 4 protein, translated as MTPGRAGDKRGHGLEVAARLPYHRGMERPATILQVLPALEAGGVERGTLEIAAALAAAGHRAVVASAGGRLVPALEALGARHVTLPLATKSPWGIWRNAARLEAVIAAEGVSLVHARSRAPAWSALWAARRAGVPFVTTYHATYSENFPGKRAYNAVMAKGDRVIAISHHIADHIRARHGVGEDRLRIIPRGADLTLFDPARVDPARVAALRTEWGVPEGAPLILLPGRLTRWKGQAVLVEALARLPGARAVLAGDAQGREGFVAELRALAERLGVATRTHIVGHVADMPAALLAADVVIHASTQPEGFGRTVVEAQAMGRPVIASDLGAPRETVEEGVTGWRVPPGDAAALADAIAHVLALDAAALARLGRAARAAAPSVAAMQAATLAVYSEMLAGSAAGSGAASHSGRST; from the coding sequence ATGACACCGGGCCGGGCGGGCGACAAGCGGGGGCATGGCCTTGAGGTGGCGGCGCGCCTCCCCTACCACCGGGGGATGGAACGCCCCGCCACCATCCTGCAGGTGCTGCCCGCCCTGGAGGCGGGGGGCGTCGAGCGCGGCACGCTGGAGATCGCGGCCGCGCTGGCGGCGGCGGGGCACCGGGCCGTCGTGGCCTCGGCCGGCGGGCGGCTTGTGCCGGCGCTGGAGGCGCTGGGCGCGCGGCATGTGACGCTGCCGCTCGCCACCAAATCCCCCTGGGGCATCTGGCGCAACGCGGCGCGGCTTGAGGCGGTGATCGCCGCCGAGGGCGTGTCGCTGGTCCATGCGCGGTCCCGTGCCCCGGCCTGGTCGGCGCTGTGGGCGGCGCGGCGGGCGGGCGTGCCCTTCGTCACCACCTACCACGCCACCTATTCCGAGAATTTCCCGGGCAAGCGCGCCTACAACGCGGTGATGGCGAAGGGCGACCGCGTCATCGCCATCAGTCACCACATCGCCGACCATATCCGCGCGCGGCATGGGGTGGGGGAGGACCGGCTGCGGATCATCCCGCGTGGGGCGGACCTTACATTGTTCGACCCGGCGCGGGTGGACCCGGCGCGCGTGGCCGCGCTGCGGACGGAATGGGGGGTGCCGGAGGGCGCGCCCCTCATCCTGCTGCCCGGCCGCCTGACGCGCTGGAAGGGCCAGGCGGTGCTGGTGGAGGCCCTGGCCCGCCTGCCCGGCGCCCGTGCCGTGCTGGCGGGCGATGCCCAGGGGCGGGAGGGTTTCGTGGCGGAACTGCGTGCCTTGGCGGAACGTCTGGGGGTGGCCACGCGCACACATATCGTGGGCCATGTGGCCGACATGCCCGCCGCTTTGCTGGCCGCCGATGTCGTGATCCATGCCAGCACCCAGCCGGAGGGCTTCGGCCGCACCGTGGTCGAGGCCCAGGCCATGGGCCGCCCCGTCATCGCCTCGGACCTTGGCGCCCCGCGCGAGACGGTGGAGGAAGGGGTGACAGGGTGGCGCGTCCCGCCCGGGGATGCGGCGGCGTTGGCGGACGCCATCGCCCATGTGCTGGCGCTGGATGCCGCCGCGCTGGCGCGGCTGGGGCGGGCGGCCCGCGCCGCGGCGCCCAGCGTGGCCGCGATGCAGGCGGCCACGCTCGCGGTCTATTCGGAGATGCTGGCCGGCTCGGCGGCGGGCTCCGGTGCCGCAAGCCATTCGGGGCGGAGCACATAG
- the trmD gene encoding tRNA (guanosine(37)-N1)-methyltransferase TrmD, with the protein MSFHATALTLFPEMFPGPLGLSLAGRALREGIWRLDAQDIRAQARDRHRTVDDTPFGGGAGMVMRPDVVDAAIAAAMPEGDTRPLVYLTPRGRLLDQALVREIASGPGVVLLCGRYEGVDQRVIEARAMREISLGDYVLSGGEMAALTLLDACVRLLPGVMGGAESALEESHSAGLLEYPHYTRPAEWQGRAVPPVLLSGHHAEVARWRREQAEAATRERRPDLWNRIAAGAAAA; encoded by the coding sequence ATGAGCTTCCACGCGACGGCGCTGACCCTCTTCCCCGAGATGTTCCCGGGCCCGCTCGGCCTTTCCCTCGCCGGGCGTGCCCTGCGGGAGGGGATCTGGCGGCTCGACGCCCAGGACATCCGCGCCCAGGCGCGGGATCGCCACCGCACGGTGGACGACACGCCCTTCGGCGGCGGGGCGGGGATGGTGATGCGCCCCGATGTGGTGGACGCGGCCATCGCGGCTGCCATGCCGGAGGGGGACACGCGCCCGCTGGTCTACCTCACCCCGCGCGGGCGCCTGCTCGACCAGGCGCTGGTGCGGGAGATCGCTTCGGGGCCGGGCGTGGTGCTGCTCTGCGGCCGATATGAGGGCGTGGACCAGCGTGTGATCGAGGCGCGCGCCATGCGCGAAATCTCGCTCGGCGACTATGTGCTGAGCGGGGGCGAGATGGCGGCGCTGACCTTGCTCGACGCCTGCGTGCGGCTGCTGCCCGGCGTGATGGGCGGCGCCGAGAGCGCGCTGGAGGAAAGCCACTCCGCCGGCCTGCTGGAATACCCGCACTACACCCGGCCCGCCGAATGGCAGGGCCGCGCCGTGCCGCCCGTGCTGCTCTCCGGCCACCACGCCGAGGTGGCCCGCTGGCGCCGCGAACAAGCCGAGGCCGCGACGCGTGAGCGGCGGCCTGATCTGTGGAACCGCATTGCCGCCGGCGCTGCCGCGGCCTAG